Below is a window of Terriglobia bacterium DNA.
CCTCGATTGGGGGATTGTGTTCGACAAAAACAACACCGACTCCAAAGAGGACCAGGTGAAGTTGATCGATGAAGGACTGGGCAGTCTCGATAAGGCGCTCTCGCTGAAACCCGATTATGAAGATGCGATGACTTTCAAAAATCTTCTGTTTCGGCAGAAAGCGGATCGCAGCGATAACGAAGACGATAAGAAAAAGCTCACCGCCATGGCAGACGAGTGGTTCAACAAAGCCCTCGACACCCGCAAGAAAAACGCGGAAAAGAAACAGGCCGTCGGCGGTAACTAGTCCGGTTTCAGTTCATTCAAGGGGAACGGGTTTTCGCGCCCGTTCCCTTTTTTTCATATAATCAACCTACATGATTCGTCTCGAGGAGATCCTCGATAAGGTCGAGAAATACCACTCTGGTGACAATCTCGATCTCATTCGACGGGCGTACATTTTTTCCGCCAAGGAGCACAAAGGACAGGTCCGCGCTTCCGGCGAGCCCTACCTTACCCATCCTCTCGAGGTCGCCAACTTATTGGCGGAAATGAAGATGGATGCCGTCACTGTCAGCGTCGGCCTCCTCCACGACGTCGTCGAAGACACGCTGACGACCCTGGAAAAAATCGAGGAACTGTTCGGCGCGGACGTGGCCCACATCGTCGACGGCGTCACAAAAATCAGCCAGATTCCATTTACCTCGAAGGAGGAAAAACAGGCGGAGAATTTCCGGAAAATGCTGTTGGCCATGACCGACGACATCCGGGTCATCATGGTTAAATTTGCCGACCGGTTGCACAACATGCGCACGCTGGCCTATCTCACGGCCGACCGACGCGAGGCCATAGCGCGCGAGACGATGGATATATATGCGCCTCTCGCCAACCGTCTGGGAATGGGCAAAATCCGGGGCGAACTGGAGGACCTGTCGTTCAGCTATCTCGATCCGAAGGGATATCAGGAACTGAAAGATGTGGTCGAACGGAATCGCCGGAAGCACGAGGCTTTCCTCGCGGAAGTCACGCAGACCGTTGAGGCGAAAATGAAGGAGCACGGCATACCGTGCGTCACGGAATCGCGCACCAAGCGTCTCTACTCGATCTATCTCAAACTGAAAAAACAGCGCATTGCCATCGATCAGGTATACGACCTGCTTGCTCTGCGCATCATCACCGACACCGTCCAGAACTGCTACGCCGCGCTCGGTGTCATCCACAACACGTGGCGGCCGGTCCCGGGCCGAATCAAGGATTTCATTGCCATGCCCCGCCCCAACATGTATCAGTCTCTGCATACTTCCGTGATCGCGGGCGGGCAGCCGTGCGAAGTGCAGATCCGCACGGCCGAAATGCATCGAATTGCGGAGGAAGGCATCGCGGCGCACTGGAAATATAAAGACGGCAAGCTGGTCGCCGATGACCGCGAAGATCAGCGCGTTTCGTGGCTCCGGCATCTGGTCGAGTGGCAGCAGGAAATGAAGGATCCTGCCGATTTTCTCAGTACCCTCAAAATTGATCTATATCCCGAAGAAGTCTATACGTTCACACCGAAGGGCAAAGTTGTTTCGCTCCCGCGCGACGCCACGCCGGTTGATTTTGCATACGCCATTCATACTGAAGTCGGGCACAGTTGCGTCGGCTCGAAGATCAACGGGCGCATGACTCCGCTTCGCACCAAACTGCGTAACGGCGATATTGTGGAAATCGTCACTCAGCCCGGCCATAAGCCCAGCCGCGACTGGCTCTCCTTCGTCAAGACATCGCGGGCACGCAACAAGATCCGCCACTGGCTTACGGAGCAGGAAAGTGAGAAAGCCATCGAACTGGGCCGCAAGATGCTCGAAAAAGAAGCGCGTAAATACAAACAGAGCGCCAAAGAGCTGATCGAAAGCGACCGCATGGAGGCG
It encodes the following:
- a CDS encoding bifunctional (p)ppGpp synthetase/guanosine-3',5'-bis(diphosphate) 3'-pyrophosphohydrolase, with the protein product MIRLEEILDKVEKYHSGDNLDLIRRAYIFSAKEHKGQVRASGEPYLTHPLEVANLLAEMKMDAVTVSVGLLHDVVEDTLTTLEKIEELFGADVAHIVDGVTKISQIPFTSKEEKQAENFRKMLLAMTDDIRVIMVKFADRLHNMRTLAYLTADRREAIARETMDIYAPLANRLGMGKIRGELEDLSFSYLDPKGYQELKDVVERNRRKHEAFLAEVTQTVEAKMKEHGIPCVTESRTKRLYSIYLKLKKQRIAIDQVYDLLALRIITDTVQNCYAALGVIHNTWRPVPGRIKDFIAMPRPNMYQSLHTSVIAGGQPCEVQIRTAEMHRIAEEGIAAHWKYKDGKLVADDREDQRVSWLRHLVEWQQEMKDPADFLSTLKIDLYPEEVYTFTPKGKVVSLPRDATPVDFAYAIHTEVGHSCVGSKINGRMTPLRTKLRNGDIVEIVTQPGHKPSRDWLSFVKTSRARNKIRHWLTEQESEKAIELGRKMLEKEARKYKQSAKELIESDRMEAMLSDYGTNKVEDLLSAIGYGKVSAKQIIGRLAPDGLKEGVAEEESKLTSVVKRVLGIGSDAKLQVKGFDDLLVYRAKCCNPIRGEEVIGYITRGKGVAVHSKKCPNVQNLMYDSDRKIEVEWASTPPSAEAYAVPLTILTEDRPGMLASIAAAISEVKSNILNVEARTADERGTIDITVEIPDMKHLERVIASVKKIDGVYDVNRSTRTVNTAR